The following nucleotide sequence is from Zea mays cultivar B73 chromosome 1, Zm-B73-REFERENCE-NAM-5.0, whole genome shotgun sequence.
AACATTAAACCACATAACAGGGACACAAAAGGTAATAATAATAAATTAAACAGCACTTCTTCAGACTAAAATGATATGTGAACCATGGTTGATAAATCTCTGCAATGATCTGATACAATATATACCCTCTGCAAAAAAAAAAGATAAAAGGATGATTCTGGAACAATATGCTACCAAATATAAAATAGCATTTATAGAACATGTATGAGATACTAAAATCCAGCCATGTCAAATCTTGCAGAATAGAACAAAATTATGATAAGCTACACATGTCCACAGCTAAATCACCACCAAAACATATTAAAGTTATGACAATGAGGCCAGTTTCCAAACAGAAATAAAACCAAAGATAATCGTCATAGTTTTACAACCTCATAAGTAGATATTTCTAACCATCGAAGTTTTGTACCTCATAAATACTAATCTAGATTCCTCCCTCTATGGTAGAAGTTGAGCTCATAATAGTCCAAAAGATTGCTTCAATGATTTGCAAAGACTGTATCATTTCGCCTTGGAGGTCGATCAGGAATCGAGCCTGGCTTAAATTTTGATGCCTCATGCCTTGCAAGTTCAGGTGGCACAGGACTGTTGCTCTGTATAAGCATCTGTTTCAGATCAAAGAAAATATCAGTGTTCTCTAAAGTTAAAAATGAAGTTGCCACCCCCTTCTTTCCAGCACGACCTGTTCTTCCAATGCGATGTGTGTATGTGTCGACTGAACTAGGCATCTCATAGTTAATCACGTGTGCAACATCAGGAATATCAATACCACGCCCTGCAACATCAGTAGCCACAAGAACATTGAACCGACGATTTCTAAATCCATCAAGGCTGATCTCTCTCTGGTCTTGTGACTTCCCACCATGAAGGGTTGTGACGCGGAAGCCTGACTTGTCCAGATCCTTAGCACGCATGTCCGCTGTCTTCTTAGTATTGCAGAACACAATGGCTGTTTTGTCTCCGAGATCTGTGAGTATCTTCTGGAGCCGTGGCATCTTCTCAGACTCCTTCACCATGATCACATTCTGGGTGATCAGATCAGTGGCCTTGCCAGCTGTACCAATTGTCACAACAACTGGGTTTCGGAGGTACTTCCTAGCAAGACGCTCCACAGCAGGAGGCATGGTGGCACTGAACATATAAGTAGTCCTGTAAATCCTCTTCTCATCAagttcctcatcctcattttcagGTTTCAAGTTACTCGATGGCATCGCGTCAAGGACACCAACAACTTGCGGCTCAAAGCCCATATCAATCATCCTATCAGCCTCGTCGAGCACAACATAGTTGCACTGGTTGAGAACAGCATACCTCCTTTCCAAGCAATCAAGAAGCCGACCAGGTGTAGCAATTACAATCTCACAGCCCTGCCTAATCTTGAAACCCTGTTCCTCAATTGACTGACCACCAACAATTGAGACAACTTTGATGCCTAGATAGGTTGCAAATTTCACAGTCTCCTCCTCAATTTGTTGAGCAAGCTCACGAGTAGGTGCCATCACAACGGCATAGGGACCCTCAGCCTCATTCTCCTCACTTATGGGCGGCAATCGGGTAATGTAAGACAACATGGGGAGTACAAAGGCTGCAGTCTTTCCAGAACCTGTCTCAGCAATACCAATAACATCACGCTGCTGTAGACCTAGCGGAATGGCAGCCATCTGGATTGGTGATGGTTTTTCATATCCAGCCTTGTCAATAGCACGAAGCAACTCGGTGCCAAGCTTGCTTTCACTCCACTTCCGCATTGGTCGGGGTATGCGAGAACCCTTATAGGAGATATTGAAATCCTCACGGAAAATACGCCAATCTCGCTCAGTCATCTCCTCAAGCGCCTTCTCAGACCAGTGCCTGTCCACACGCATATCAAAAGCGTCATACATTTCAGCAGCGGCGGCCTTCTTCTTATCTACAGCGTCATCCTCTGGACGGTCCTCCACACCAGCCTTGCGCCGCAGCTCTGCACGGGTCTCCTTCTCATGCGCAGCTGCCGCCTTCTTCTGCTCACGTCGGTCGATGCCAGCAAGGAAGCCCCGGCCAAAGAGCAGTCGGGCCTCATGCGGCGACTGGTAGAGCGCGTTCATGTCGCGGCTGGTGTCCTCGGTGTTTTCCCAGTCAAACGAGAAGCGGAACTTCTCAGAGGGCTTGATAACACGCTTCTTAGGCTTCTTGGAGCCGAGGTACTGCTCCTTGATCGCGTCGAGCTCCTTCTCGCGCTCCCGCTCCGCCATCTTCTCCAGCCGGTCCCTCTCCCGGTCCCCGCGATCCCCACGCTCCCTGTCGCGATCTCGCTCCCGCTCCATATCCCGGTCACGGTCACGGTCGCGGTCGCGCCGGTCTCGGTCTCGGTCGCGGTCGCGCCGGGAGGAGTCATCTCGGTCGCGGTCGCGGTCGCGGTCCCTATCTCGATCCCGATCTCGGTCGCGGCGGGAATCGTCGTCGCGGCGGCGTTCCCGGTCTCTGTCTCTGTCTCTGTCTCTGTCTCTGTCTCTGTCCCGGTCCCGGTCCCGGTCGGAGGAATCGCGATGAGAGTTGGATGAGTCGCGAGGAGCGGGGTTGGAGCCGGACGGGGGAGCGCCGCTGGGAGGCGGCGGAGGAGGGGCCCGGGGCAGGGACTGGAGGAGGTCGAGCGCGGTGCGGCGCTGGTCGGAGACGGCGGCCTGGCGGCGCTCGAGCGCGAGGCGCTCCCGCTCCGCCTTGGTGAGGAACACAGGCTTCGCCGGCTCAGTCATCGCGTCGGCCGAGCGCTTCATCGCGGCGGCGCCGATGCAGCGAGAGGGGAGGAGGGTTTGCGATTATGAGGCGGAGGACGGTTTAGGGAAACAGCCAAAACAAGGCGCAAGCGTCGCTATTCACATCTGGAGTTGCCGGCTTGCCCCCTGTTTGGGCCGTTTCATCCGGCAGAAACGGAAATCGGATCGTGGGCCTGATTTTTTGCTGGAAACGGAGATTTATCATGAATGGGTTCTGGGCTGGTGGGCGGTCAACAAAGGTGTTGCTTTCAGCGAAGCACTGTCTACAGCCCATTGTCGGAGGCACATAGGTTGTTGCTGTTCCAACTGGGCAGCTGGGGCCTGGCCTGGCCGGCTGAGTGTCCTGTGCGTCAGTGCGTAGACCTGTTCAAACGTTGGATCAGATTAAGATCGGATCATAGATCATTTATCACGGTCTATATCTAATCCGTGTCTGATGTCGGGTCAGGCCGTACCTCTCTGTTTGATGTGTTGGGTCGGGTTTTTTTTGGGTTGGATCGGGGTTTTAGCTTTGGGTCAGGTTTTTTGGGTTGGGTCGAGTTTTAGGTCAAAATCAGGGTCAAGGTCGGGTCGGGTCATTTATCACGGTCCGTACCCGACCCGTGCCTAGTGTCGGGTCGTGTCTCTCTGTTTGACGTGTCGGGTCAGATTTTTTTCAGGTTGGGTCGGGTTTTTTCAGGTTGGATCGGTTTTAGGTCAAAAATCACGACCCATACCCGGTCCATGAATTATTACGGGTCAAAAATCATGGTCCGTACAGGCCCGTTGCATTGGTCGGGTCGAGTTGGATCAGACCAGATTTT
It contains:
- the LOC100286176 gene encoding ATP-dependent RNA helicase DDX23 isoform X1, whose protein sequence is MKRSADAMTEPAKPVFLTKAERERLALERRQAAVSDQRRTALDLLQSLPRAPPPPPPSGAPPSGSNPAPRDSSNSHRDSSDRDRDRDRDRDRDRDRDRDRERRRDDDSRRDRDRDRDRDRDRDRDRDDSSRRDRDRDRDRRDRDRDRDRDMERERDRDRERGDRGDRERDRLEKMAEREREKELDAIKEQYLGSKKPKKRVIKPSEKFRFSFDWENTEDTSRDMNALYQSPHEARLLFGRGFLAGIDRREQKKAAAAHEKETRAELRRKAGVEDRPEDDAVDKKKAAAAEMYDAFDMRVDRHWSEKALEEMTERDWRIFREDFNISYKGSRIPRPMRKWSESKLGTELLRAIDKAGYEKPSPIQMAAIPLGLQQRDVIGIAETGSGKTAAFVLPMLSYITRLPPISEENEAEGPYAVVMAPTRELAQQIEEETVKFATYLGIKVVSIVGGQSIEEQGFKIRQGCEIVIATPGRLLDCLERRYAVLNQCNYVVLDEADRMIDMGFEPQVVGVLDAMPSSNLKPENEDEELDEKRIYRTTYMFSATMPPAVERLARKYLRNPVVVTIGTAGKATDLITQNVIMVKESEKMPRLQKILTDLGDKTAIVFCNTKKTADMRAKDLDKSGFRVTTLHGGKSQDQREISLDGFRNRRFNVLVATDVAGRGIDIPDVAHVINYEMPSSVDTYTHRIGRTGRAGKKGVATSFLTLENTDIFFDLKQMLIQSNSPVPPELARHEASKFKPGSIPDRPPRRNDTVFANH